In Apium graveolens cultivar Ventura chromosome 10, ASM990537v1, whole genome shotgun sequence, the following are encoded in one genomic region:
- the LOC141693839 gene encoding histone-lysine N-methyltransferase ATXR6 — protein MVNSPSITARRRTQAPLPARKSKAKKSEYDESVCDKCGSGDNAAELLLCDKCDKGFHLFCLRPILPCVPKGSWFCPDCAVHIQTKPKSISMTQTKIVDFFRIQRCSQLAEKLTPDCKKKRKRTTILRTSKKKRKLLPFSPSEDSSMRFKQMQSLAAALTATGADYSNELTYIPGMAPRSANCSALEREGMQVMSKEDTDTLDLCKSMMERGEWPPLMVVFDPIEGFTVEADKTIRDLTIITEYVGDVDYLKKREDDEGDSMMTLICAADSSKSLVICPDKRSNIARFVNGINNHTREGKKKQNVKCVRFDVNGEARVLLIATRDIHKGERLYYDYNGYEHEYPTQHFV, from the exons ATGGTTAATTCTCCCAGCATAACAGCTAGGCGAAGAACCCAAGCTCCTCTTCCAGCTAGGAAGTCGAAGGCGAAAAAGTCGGAGTACGATGAATCTGTGTGTGACAAATGTGGGTCTGGTGATAATGCGGCGGAGTTGCTTTTGTGTGATAAGTGTGATAAAGGGtttcatttgttttgtcttaGGCCTATTCTTCCTTGTGTTCCTAAGGGCTCTTGGTTTTGTCCTGATTGTGCTGTTCACATTCAGACCAAACCCAAAT CCATCTCTATGACTCAAACCAAAATTGTTGACTTCTTCCGCATTCAAAGGTGTTCACAGTTAGCTGAAAAACTTACTCCAG ACTGCAAGAAGAAGAGAAAGCGCACAACTATCTTACGGACATCAAAGAAGAAGAGAAAATTGTTGCCATTCAGTCCAAGTGAGGATTCATCAATGAGATTTAAACAGATGCAATCATTGGCTGCAGCATTAACTGCAACTGGTGCAGACTATAGTAATGAGCTAACGTACATTCCTGGTATGGCACCGAGGTCAGCTAATTGTTCTGCGTTAGAGCGCGAAGGAATGCAG GTTATGTCAAAAGAGGATACAGATACCCTTGATCTTTGTAAAAGCATGATGGAAAGAGGGGAATGGCCACCTCTTATGGTTGTTTTCGACCCCATTGAAGG ATTTACTGTTGAGGCAGACAAGACAATAAGAGATTTAACGATAATCACAGAATATGTTGGAGATGTTGATTACTTGAAGAAGCGCGAGGATGATGAAGGGGATAGCATGATGACCCTTATTTGTGCCGCTGATTCTTCGAAGAGCCTTGTGATCTGTCCTGATAAACGTAGCAATATTGCACGCTTCGTTAATGGTATCAATAACCACACACG GGAAGGGAAAAAGAAGCAGAATGTGAAATGTGTCAGATTTGATGTCAATGGCGAAGCTCGGGTTCTGTTGATTGCAACCAGAGACATTCATAAAGGAGAAAGGTTGTATTATGATTACAATGGATATGAGCATGAATACCCAACTCAGCATTTTGTTTGA